A DNA window from Coffea arabica cultivar ET-39 chromosome 6c, Coffea Arabica ET-39 HiFi, whole genome shotgun sequence contains the following coding sequences:
- the LOC140008479 gene encoding nucleotide-sugar uncharacterized transporter 1-like isoform X1: MLGFLIRKDVRKILKRKDSDAGERGRALEEVRSSLFSKIRSLGGGKRQQTSLGPPVALAFNFLVSVSIILMNKLVLVKVGFNYPIFLSFIHYICSWLIMAVLKALSILSLSSPPKSTKYSSLLSLGIVMSLSTGLANVSLKYNSVGFYQMAKIAVTPAIVLAEFILFSKRISFLKVLALAVVSIGVAVATVTDLQFHLFGACVALAWIIPSAINKILWSNLQQQENWTAMALMWKTTPITLFFLLMMMPSLDPPGVLSFNWNFHNSAIIGGSAFLGFLLQWSGALALGATSATTHVVLGQFKTCVILLGGFLIFGSNPGLTSILGAMFALGGMSFYTYLNLHSQQQSVITSSRQSSFLLPKSKLSKENGDGHEEAYGEEHV; encoded by the exons ATGCTGGGCTTTCTGATCAGAAAAGATGTCAGAAAAATTCTCAAGCGCAAGGACAGTGACGCTGGTGAAAGAG GAAGAGCATTGGAGGAAGTGCGATCCTCTTTATTTAGCAAGATAAGGTCGTTAGGAGGTGGGAAGCGTCAGCAGACGTCACTTGGGCCTCCTGTTGCTCTTGCATTTAACTTTTTGGTGTCTGTCAGTATAATTTTGATGAACAAGTTG GTGCTTGTTAAAGTTGGATTTAATTATCCAATTTTTCTAAGCTTTATACACTACATATGTAGTTGGTTGATCATGGCTGTTCTGAAGGCCTTATCCATTCTTTCTCTATCTTCACCACCAAAGTCAACTAAATATTCTTCCCTATTGTCTCTTGGTATTGTTATGTCCCTCTCAACTGGTCTTGCAAATGTTAGCTTGAAGTATAATAG tGTTGGGTTTTATCAGATGGCTAAGATTGCAGTCACACCAGCAATTGTGTTAGCTGAGTTCATACTCTTCAGCAAAAGGATCTCTTTCTTGAAG GTTCTTGCGCTTGCTGTAGTTTCGATTGGCGTTGCTGTTGCAACCGTGACTGATCTTCAATTTCATCTTTTTGGTGCTTGTGTTGCATTGGCGTGGATAATACCTAGTGCAATCAATAAGATACTTTGGTCCAATCTTCAGCAACAGGAGAACTGGACTGCTATGGC GTTGATGTGGAAGACGACACCTATCACTTTGTTCTTTTTGCTGATGATGATGCCTTCACTTGATCCACCTGGGGTCCTTTCCTTTAATTGGAACTTTCATAATTCTGCAATTATTGGTGGTTCTGCTTTTCTTGGTTTCTTGCTTCAGTGGTCAGGTGCCTTGGCACTTGG GGCTACTTCTGCAACCACCCATGTGGTCCTGGGACAGTTCAAAACATGTGTTATTCTTCTTGGTGGCTTCCTCATATTTGGCTCTAACCCAGGACTTACTAGTATTTTGGGAGCAATGTTTGCTCTTGGGGGTATGTCTTTCTACACATACCTTAATTTACATTCCCAGCAACAATCAGTGATAACGTCTTCCAGACAGTCTTCATTCTTGTTACCAAAATCTAAGCTGAGCAAAGAAAACGGAGATGGCCATGAGGAAGCCTACGGCGAGGAACATGTCTAA
- the LOC140003974 gene encoding protein trichome birefringence-like 5 isoform X1 — protein sequence MATASTSSQKKKQRTLRIFILLLLFLFTLFILSRDTLEPQLSIYRDLFVQTRPPSSLNLPRSTETLISGDPELDDNAVALIGKNGRLNTSLENPISSKVNLEDETSANLSLADGNDASLDAPASSKSNLDGEFHEKSTTKEHPTSSKSDFGDKDTGKEAPVDGKETSSEGLFSSESGNDNEVRRDSTSSSQSDDDYLSNTKREKEGPVSEIYSEDFALWKGCDFYKGKWVKDEQYPIYRPGSCPYVDEAFDCQSNGRPDSEYLKWRWKPDGCDLPRFNATDFLVRLRGKRLMLVGDSMNRNQFESLLCILREGLHNKSKMYEVHGYKITKGRGYYIFKFEDYNCTVEFVRSHFLVKEGIRINAQGNSNPTLSIDRIDKSAGRWKRADILVFNTAHWWTHGKTARGQNYYKEGNYIYPKFDAVEAYRRAIKTWSKWVDNNMKRGKLIFYRGYSSAHFRGGDWDSGGTCIRETEPVVTGSILDSYPLKMKIVEEVIQEMKVPVCLLNITRLTNFRKDGHPSVYGKNVTGGRRVSAKRQDCSHWCLPGVPDAWNELIYATLVARQGSLMKHY from the exons ATGGCAACTGCCTCCACTTCTTCCCAGAAGAAAAAGCAGCGCACTCTTAGAATTTTTATATTGCTGCTTTTGTTTCTCTTCACCTTATTCATCCTCAGCAGGGACACTCTTGAACCCCAGTTGTCAATCTACAGAGATCTGTTTGTACAAACCCGTCCTCCCTCTTCCCTGAATTTACCTAGATCTACCGAGACACTCATTTCAGGAGATCCTGAACTTGATGATAATGCAGTAGCTTTGATTGGTAAAAATGGCCGCCTAAATACGTCTCTTGAGAATCCCATTTCATCAAAAGTGAATCTTGAGGATGAAACTAGTGCAAATTTATCGCTTGCTGATGGTAATGATGCTTCTTTGGATGCACCTGCTTCATCAAAATCGAATCTTGATGGTGAATTTCATGAGAAATCAACAACTAAGGAGCACCCTACatcctcaaaatctgattttggtGACAAGGACACCGGAAAAGAAGCACCGGTTGACGGTAAGGAGACATCTTCTGAGGGACTCTTTTCATCGGAATCTGGAAATGATAATGAAGTCAGAAGGGACTCCACTTCAAGTTCTCAATCTGATGATGATTATTTAAGCAacacaaaaagggaaaaagaagggcCAGTTTCTGAAATTTATAGTGAAGATTTTGCATTGTGGAAAGGTTGTGATTTTTACAAGGGAAAATGGGTGAAAGATGAGCAGTACCCAATATATAGACCAGGATCTTGTCCTTACGTTGATGAGGCTTTTGATTGTCAAAGTAATGGAAGGCCAGACTCTGAGTATTTAAAGTGGAGATGGAAGCCAGATGGATGTGATTTGCCAAG ATTTAATGCAACAGATTTTTTGGTTAGATTAAGAGGAAAGAGGCTGATGCTGGTTGGTGACTCCATGAACAGAAACCAATTTGAATCACTTCTTTGCATTTTGCGTGAAGGCTTACATAATAAAAGCAAAATGTATGAAGTTCAtggatacaaaataacaaaggGGAGAGGCTATTACATCTTCAAATTTGAG GACTATAACTGCACAGTGGAATTTGTACGATCTCATTTCCTTGTCAAGGAAGGAATTCGTATCAATGCACAAGGAAACTCAAATCCAACTCTGTCAATAGACCGCATAGACAAGTCAGCTGGCCGATGGAAGCGAGCTGACATTCTTGTCTTCAATACTGCTCATTGGTGGACTCATGGGAAGACTGCTAGAGG GCAAAATTATTACAAAGAGGGGAACTACATCTATCCTAAATTTGATGCTGTGGAGGCTTATAGAAGAGCTATAAAGACATGGTCAAAGTGGGTTGACAATAACATGAAGAGAGGAAAGCTGATCTTTTATCGTGGGTACTCATCCGCTCATTTCAG AGGCGGGGATTGGGATTCTGGTGGAACATGTATACGGGAGACGGAACCTGTTGTAACTGGGAGTATCCTAGATAGCTACCCCTTAAAAATGAAGATAGTGGAGGAAGTGATCCAGGAAATGAAAGTCCCGGTGTGTCTCCTGAATATAACGAGATTAACAAACTTTAGGAAAGATGGCCACCCATCCGTGTATGGTAAGAATGTCACTGGTGGACGAAGGGTCTCCGCCAAAAGGCAAGATTGCAGCCATTGGTGTCTTCCTGGGGTACCCGACGCCTGGAATGAACTAATTTATGCAACTTTAGTTGCTCGACAAGGTTCTTTGATGAAACATTATTGA
- the LOC140008479 gene encoding nucleotide-sugar uncharacterized transporter 2-like isoform X3: MSEKFSSARTVTLVKEVLVKVGFNYPIFLSFIHYICSWLIMAVLKALSILSLSSPPKSTKYSSLLSLGIVMSLSTGLANVSLKYNSVGFYQMAKIAVTPAIVLAEFILFSKRISFLKVLALAVVSIGVAVATVTDLQFHLFGACVALAWIIPSAINKILWSNLQQQENWTAMALMWKTTPITLFFLLMMMPSLDPPGVLSFNWNFHNSAIIGGSAFLGFLLQWSGALALGATSATTHVVLGQFKTCVILLGGFLIFGSNPGLTSILGAMFALGGMSFYTYLNLHSQQQSVITSSRQSSFLLPKSKLSKENGDGHEEAYGEEHV, from the exons ATGTCAGAAAAATTCTCAAGCGCAAGGACAGTGACGCTGGTGAAAGAG GTGCTTGTTAAAGTTGGATTTAATTATCCAATTTTTCTAAGCTTTATACACTACATATGTAGTTGGTTGATCATGGCTGTTCTGAAGGCCTTATCCATTCTTTCTCTATCTTCACCACCAAAGTCAACTAAATATTCTTCCCTATTGTCTCTTGGTATTGTTATGTCCCTCTCAACTGGTCTTGCAAATGTTAGCTTGAAGTATAATAG tGTTGGGTTTTATCAGATGGCTAAGATTGCAGTCACACCAGCAATTGTGTTAGCTGAGTTCATACTCTTCAGCAAAAGGATCTCTTTCTTGAAG GTTCTTGCGCTTGCTGTAGTTTCGATTGGCGTTGCTGTTGCAACCGTGACTGATCTTCAATTTCATCTTTTTGGTGCTTGTGTTGCATTGGCGTGGATAATACCTAGTGCAATCAATAAGATACTTTGGTCCAATCTTCAGCAACAGGAGAACTGGACTGCTATGGC GTTGATGTGGAAGACGACACCTATCACTTTGTTCTTTTTGCTGATGATGATGCCTTCACTTGATCCACCTGGGGTCCTTTCCTTTAATTGGAACTTTCATAATTCTGCAATTATTGGTGGTTCTGCTTTTCTTGGTTTCTTGCTTCAGTGGTCAGGTGCCTTGGCACTTGG GGCTACTTCTGCAACCACCCATGTGGTCCTGGGACAGTTCAAAACATGTGTTATTCTTCTTGGTGGCTTCCTCATATTTGGCTCTAACCCAGGACTTACTAGTATTTTGGGAGCAATGTTTGCTCTTGGGGGTATGTCTTTCTACACATACCTTAATTTACATTCCCAGCAACAATCAGTGATAACGTCTTCCAGACAGTCTTCATTCTTGTTACCAAAATCTAAGCTGAGCAAAGAAAACGGAGATGGCCATGAGGAAGCCTACGGCGAGGAACATGTCTAA
- the LOC140008479 gene encoding nucleotide-sugar uncharacterized transporter 1-like isoform X2, translating to MLGFLIRKDVRKILKRKDSDAGERGRALEEVRSSLFSKIRSLGGGKRQQTSLGPPVALAFNFLVSVLVKVGFNYPIFLSFIHYICSWLIMAVLKALSILSLSSPPKSTKYSSLLSLGIVMSLSTGLANVSLKYNSVGFYQMAKIAVTPAIVLAEFILFSKRISFLKVLALAVVSIGVAVATVTDLQFHLFGACVALAWIIPSAINKILWSNLQQQENWTAMALMWKTTPITLFFLLMMMPSLDPPGVLSFNWNFHNSAIIGGSAFLGFLLQWSGALALGATSATTHVVLGQFKTCVILLGGFLIFGSNPGLTSILGAMFALGGMSFYTYLNLHSQQQSVITSSRQSSFLLPKSKLSKENGDGHEEAYGEEHV from the exons ATGCTGGGCTTTCTGATCAGAAAAGATGTCAGAAAAATTCTCAAGCGCAAGGACAGTGACGCTGGTGAAAGAG GAAGAGCATTGGAGGAAGTGCGATCCTCTTTATTTAGCAAGATAAGGTCGTTAGGAGGTGGGAAGCGTCAGCAGACGTCACTTGGGCCTCCTGTTGCTCTTGCATTTAACTTTTTGGTGTCT GTGCTTGTTAAAGTTGGATTTAATTATCCAATTTTTCTAAGCTTTATACACTACATATGTAGTTGGTTGATCATGGCTGTTCTGAAGGCCTTATCCATTCTTTCTCTATCTTCACCACCAAAGTCAACTAAATATTCTTCCCTATTGTCTCTTGGTATTGTTATGTCCCTCTCAACTGGTCTTGCAAATGTTAGCTTGAAGTATAATAG tGTTGGGTTTTATCAGATGGCTAAGATTGCAGTCACACCAGCAATTGTGTTAGCTGAGTTCATACTCTTCAGCAAAAGGATCTCTTTCTTGAAG GTTCTTGCGCTTGCTGTAGTTTCGATTGGCGTTGCTGTTGCAACCGTGACTGATCTTCAATTTCATCTTTTTGGTGCTTGTGTTGCATTGGCGTGGATAATACCTAGTGCAATCAATAAGATACTTTGGTCCAATCTTCAGCAACAGGAGAACTGGACTGCTATGGC GTTGATGTGGAAGACGACACCTATCACTTTGTTCTTTTTGCTGATGATGATGCCTTCACTTGATCCACCTGGGGTCCTTTCCTTTAATTGGAACTTTCATAATTCTGCAATTATTGGTGGTTCTGCTTTTCTTGGTTTCTTGCTTCAGTGGTCAGGTGCCTTGGCACTTGG GGCTACTTCTGCAACCACCCATGTGGTCCTGGGACAGTTCAAAACATGTGTTATTCTTCTTGGTGGCTTCCTCATATTTGGCTCTAACCCAGGACTTACTAGTATTTTGGGAGCAATGTTTGCTCTTGGGGGTATGTCTTTCTACACATACCTTAATTTACATTCCCAGCAACAATCAGTGATAACGTCTTCCAGACAGTCTTCATTCTTGTTACCAAAATCTAAGCTGAGCAAAGAAAACGGAGATGGCCATGAGGAAGCCTACGGCGAGGAACATGTCTAA
- the LOC140003974 gene encoding protein trichome birefringence-like 5 isoform X2, with the protein MATASTSSQKKKQRTLRIFILLLLFLFTLFILSRDTLEPQLSIYRDLFVQTRPPSSLNLPRSTETLISGDPELDDNAVALIGKNGRLNTSLENPISSKVNLEDETSANLSLADGNDASLDAPASSKSNLDGEFHEKSTTKEHPTSSKSDFGDKDTGKEAPVDGKETSSEGLFSSESGNDNEVRRDSTSSSQSDDDYLSNTKREKEGPVSEIYSEDFALWKGCDFYKGKWVKDEQYPIYRPGSCPYVDEAFDCQSNGRPDSEYLKWRWKPDGCDLPRFNATDFLVRLRGKRLMLVGDSMNRNQFESLLCILREGLHNKSKMYEVHGYKITKGRGYYIFKFEDYNCTVEFVRSHFLVKEGIRINAQGNSNPTLSIDRIDKSAGRWKRADILVFNTAHWWTHGKTARGQNYYKEGNYIYPKFDAVEAYRRAIKTWSKWVDNNMKRGKLIFYRGYSSAHFRNILGSNFKAGFNSS; encoded by the exons ATGGCAACTGCCTCCACTTCTTCCCAGAAGAAAAAGCAGCGCACTCTTAGAATTTTTATATTGCTGCTTTTGTTTCTCTTCACCTTATTCATCCTCAGCAGGGACACTCTTGAACCCCAGTTGTCAATCTACAGAGATCTGTTTGTACAAACCCGTCCTCCCTCTTCCCTGAATTTACCTAGATCTACCGAGACACTCATTTCAGGAGATCCTGAACTTGATGATAATGCAGTAGCTTTGATTGGTAAAAATGGCCGCCTAAATACGTCTCTTGAGAATCCCATTTCATCAAAAGTGAATCTTGAGGATGAAACTAGTGCAAATTTATCGCTTGCTGATGGTAATGATGCTTCTTTGGATGCACCTGCTTCATCAAAATCGAATCTTGATGGTGAATTTCATGAGAAATCAACAACTAAGGAGCACCCTACatcctcaaaatctgattttggtGACAAGGACACCGGAAAAGAAGCACCGGTTGACGGTAAGGAGACATCTTCTGAGGGACTCTTTTCATCGGAATCTGGAAATGATAATGAAGTCAGAAGGGACTCCACTTCAAGTTCTCAATCTGATGATGATTATTTAAGCAacacaaaaagggaaaaagaagggcCAGTTTCTGAAATTTATAGTGAAGATTTTGCATTGTGGAAAGGTTGTGATTTTTACAAGGGAAAATGGGTGAAAGATGAGCAGTACCCAATATATAGACCAGGATCTTGTCCTTACGTTGATGAGGCTTTTGATTGTCAAAGTAATGGAAGGCCAGACTCTGAGTATTTAAAGTGGAGATGGAAGCCAGATGGATGTGATTTGCCAAG ATTTAATGCAACAGATTTTTTGGTTAGATTAAGAGGAAAGAGGCTGATGCTGGTTGGTGACTCCATGAACAGAAACCAATTTGAATCACTTCTTTGCATTTTGCGTGAAGGCTTACATAATAAAAGCAAAATGTATGAAGTTCAtggatacaaaataacaaaggGGAGAGGCTATTACATCTTCAAATTTGAG GACTATAACTGCACAGTGGAATTTGTACGATCTCATTTCCTTGTCAAGGAAGGAATTCGTATCAATGCACAAGGAAACTCAAATCCAACTCTGTCAATAGACCGCATAGACAAGTCAGCTGGCCGATGGAAGCGAGCTGACATTCTTGTCTTCAATACTGCTCATTGGTGGACTCATGGGAAGACTGCTAGAGG GCAAAATTATTACAAAGAGGGGAACTACATCTATCCTAAATTTGATGCTGTGGAGGCTTATAGAAGAGCTATAAAGACATGGTCAAAGTGGGTTGACAATAACATGAAGAGAGGAAAGCTGATCTTTTATCGTGGGTACTCATCCGCTCATTTCAG AAACATCTTAGGATCGAATTTTAAGGCTGGGTTTAATAGTAGCTGA